From a region of the Bermanella marisrubri genome:
- a CDS encoding TusE/DsrC/DsvC family sulfur relay protein, producing MSNPKFDQEGFLVDLNEWSTELASAIAQQEGIELKEEHLEIIHLLRQFYESHQVAPSNRPFVKLIKNELGADKGNSIYLMQLFPESPAKIAAKIAGLPKPPNCF from the coding sequence ATGAGTAACCCTAAATTCGATCAAGAAGGTTTTTTAGTTGATTTAAATGAATGGTCAACCGAACTGGCCAGCGCTATTGCACAACAAGAAGGGATTGAACTCAAAGAAGAACATCTAGAGATCATCCATCTCCTTCGCCAGTTTTATGAAAGCCATCAAGTAGCGCCATCCAATCGCCCGTTTGTAAAATTAATAAAAAATGAGCTTGGGGCAGATAAGGGAAACAGCATTTATCTCATGCAGCTGTTTCCAGAAAGCCCAGCAAAAATTGCTGCCAAAATAGCAGGCCTACCAAAGCCACCAAACTGTTTTTAA
- a CDS encoding glycosyl transferase family protein, with translation MSIEHPFAPYVRILGKGRKGSRSYTYEEAHTAMGMILRGEVEDVQLGAVMMLLRVKEENAEELSGFAQATREHIQDRIPNSIQADLDWSSYAGKRRQLPWYLLAALCLADNGIKVFMHGADGHTAGRLYSKQVLEELGVTISGNWQDAEDRLNRDHFCFMDMSVLCPELQKIIDLRNTFGLRSPVHSFARLLNPTNAPFVSQGIFHPGYGPSHQKAADLLDYKHLSIIKGDGGECEYSPESQFKMHHCFNGELIEEVWPALWEKRGIKPKTLEVELLAQHWKGDITHEYGQDAIRGTLAYIARLMGKGVTQEECLTQADAWWQARNIARLR, from the coding sequence ATGAGTATTGAGCACCCATTTGCCCCGTACGTTCGCATCCTCGGTAAAGGCCGCAAAGGTTCACGCTCTTATACTTATGAAGAAGCACACACTGCCATGGGGATGATTTTGCGCGGTGAGGTTGAGGATGTGCAACTTGGCGCTGTGATGATGCTATTGCGTGTCAAAGAAGAAAACGCAGAAGAGCTATCAGGCTTTGCTCAAGCAACTCGAGAGCATATCCAAGACCGCATTCCAAATAGCATTCAAGCTGACTTAGATTGGTCTAGCTATGCAGGCAAACGCCGACAATTACCATGGTACCTTTTAGCCGCCCTATGTCTTGCAGATAATGGCATCAAAGTATTTATGCATGGTGCTGACGGCCACACTGCGGGGCGACTGTATTCCAAACAAGTACTGGAAGAACTGGGCGTAACCATAAGTGGTAACTGGCAAGACGCAGAAGACCGTCTAAATCGCGATCATTTTTGCTTTATGGACATGTCGGTACTGTGCCCGGAGCTGCAAAAGATCATCGACCTGCGCAATACCTTTGGCTTACGCTCTCCGGTACATAGCTTTGCACGCCTACTGAACCCGACCAACGCGCCTTTTGTCAGCCAAGGCATTTTTCACCCAGGCTATGGTCCAAGCCATCAGAAGGCAGCAGACCTTTTGGATTACAAACACTTAAGCATCATCAAAGGTGATGGCGGAGAATGCGAATACAGCCCAGAAAGCCAGTTTAAAATGCACCATTGCTTCAATGGCGAACTGATAGAAGAGGTTTGGCCTGCCCTATGGGAAAAACGCGGAATTAAGCCCAAAACATTGGAAGTGGAGTTATTAGCTCAACATTGGAAAGGCGATATAACCCACGAGTACGGACAAGATGCGATTCGAGGCACCCTCGCCTATATCGCGCGACTTATGGGCAAAGGCGTAACTCAAGAAGAATGCTTAACTCAAGCCGATGCTTGGTGGCAAGCGCGCAACATCGCACGCTTACGCTAA
- the tusA gene encoding sulfurtransferase TusA, with the protein MNTDLELDAKGLMCPEPVMLLHKKVKDLEPGQVLKILATDPSTTRDIPKFCQFLGFDLLDSQQSGDEFIYWIKKPEA; encoded by the coding sequence ATGAACACTGATCTAGAGTTGGATGCAAAAGGCTTGATGTGTCCTGAGCCGGTAATGCTTTTACACAAAAAGGTAAAAGATCTCGAGCCTGGTCAGGTGCTAAAAATCCTCGCTACAGATCCATCGACGACCCGCGATATACCTAAGTTTTGTCAGTTTCTAGGGTTTGATTTGTTGGATTCGCAGCAAAGTGGCGATGAATTTATTTATTGGATTAAAAAGCCAGAAGCCTAA